From the genome of Streptomyces sp. NBC_01341, one region includes:
- a CDS encoding ribonuclease BN produces MISHSAPGRGWRRGRELELGQRALSFAALGFLTLIPLLIIVSAADRRGQGFAQWLGQALGVSAASQKHVEKLFALPGQALQTTTAFGLAALAAFGLSFGSAVQTGYEKVWDLVPARWWATWRHLAWLGVFAGYVFVSATTRLLHTPLGGVLASVSAVLFFWWSQRLLLGGRVRWVALLPGSVLTVIGLLGLRVFSRIVFSPLIASSTASYGPVGTVLILQSWLVGVGVVVFGGALVGRILHEEFPRVSNALGRRR; encoded by the coding sequence ATGATCAGCCACTCCGCGCCAGGGCGCGGATGGCGGAGGGGCCGCGAGCTCGAACTTGGGCAGCGAGCTCTGAGCTTCGCCGCGCTCGGATTCCTCACACTCATCCCCCTCCTGATCATCGTCTCTGCGGCGGACCGGCGCGGGCAGGGGTTCGCCCAGTGGCTGGGCCAGGCGCTCGGCGTGTCCGCCGCCTCCCAGAAGCACGTCGAGAAGTTGTTCGCACTGCCCGGCCAGGCACTGCAGACAACGACCGCCTTCGGCCTCGCCGCGCTCGCGGCGTTCGGGCTGAGCTTCGGGTCCGCAGTACAGACCGGCTACGAGAAGGTCTGGGACCTGGTACCGGCTCGCTGGTGGGCGACATGGCGTCATCTGGCGTGGCTCGGAGTTTTCGCCGGATACGTCTTCGTGTCCGCCACGACCAGGCTGCTGCACACCCCTCTGGGCGGGGTCCTCGCGTCGGTGAGCGCTGTCCTCTTCTTCTGGTGGTCGCAGCGCCTGCTGCTGGGCGGGAGGGTCCGCTGGGTTGCGTTGTTGCCCGGCTCCGTACTCACGGTGATCGGACTGCTCGGCCTTCGCGTCTTCTCCAGGATTGTCTTCAGTCCGTTGATCGCTTCCAGCACCGCCAGCTACGGCCCGGTGGGAACCGTCCTGATCCTCCAGTCCTGGCTGGTCGGCGTGGGCGTCGTCGTGTTCGGAGGGGCGCTGGTCGGACGCAT